From one Mytilus edulis chromosome 1, xbMytEdul2.2, whole genome shotgun sequence genomic stretch:
- the LOC139519264 gene encoding cysteine and tyrosine-rich protein 1-like, with product METIEKLYFMVTFLILNSVSHVEGYRRYYRSYYYYSNDGISIGAIVGIVIGGLFVIGITITFIAALCGALCFSKRSHRSVTSVPSNNIAVVTAHPGYPQMQPINNQFYGPANQFPPPPAYYESQNQTLPMGTNVFQTPSAPRPDRHNSESANPFLTTTNFGNYKR from the exons ATGGAAACTATTGAAAAACTTTATTTCATGgtcacttttttaattttaaactcaG TTTCTCACGTTGAAGGATATCGTCGTTACTACCGTAGCTACTACTATTATTCCAACGATGGCAT atctatTGGTGCGATTGTTGGTATTGTGATTGGTGGTCTATTTGTCATAGGAATAACGATTACTTTCATAGCCGCCCTGTGTGGCGCTTTGTGTTTCAGCAAACGATCACACCGATCTGTAACCAGTGTTCCCAGCAATAATATCGCAGTGGTAACAGCACATCCGGGATATCCTC aaatgcaGCCAATAAACAATCAATTTTATGGACCAGCAAACCAATTTCCTCCACCACCAGCATACTACGAAAGTCAAAATCAAACacttccaatgggaacaaacgtTTTTCAGACACCATCTGCTCCAAGGCCTGACAGACACAACTCAGAATCAGCGAATCCTTTCCTGACAACAACAAACTTTGGAAACTATAAAAGATAA